TTATGCTTTAGGCCGGAGGGGGGATAAGCGAGCGGTTAAAATGATTTTAAAAATGATTGAGAGATCAGATCACTGGTATTGCCAGTGGTATGCGTACAAAGCTTTGAGGAGCCTTGGATGGAAGCAAAAAAAATTGAAATAAAAATTCTTTTTTTATCTCTCGCCGCCCTTGTATTGATTGAAACCGCAGCAACCCTTTCGATTTCAGCCATAAAAATACCACCCGTGGTTGTCACCGGCGTGGCACGGCTAATTGAAGCCGGGCTGATTATTATCATTGTCCTGGCCTGGGGCCAGGGTCTGCCTGCCATCGGGCTGGCTCCATCCACAATGGCCAAAGGGTTTATAAGGGGGCTTTTTTGGTCGGCTGGTTTTGGGATAATCACCTGCTTTGTCTTTATTGTTTTGTTACTTGCCGATATGAATCCTCTGGCGCTGATACATACCAGACTGCCGGTAAAAAGCTGGGAAATCGTTCTTTTTTTTCTGGTTGCCGGAATAATAGGCCCCGTCACCGAAGAGATTCTTTTTCGCGGGATCCTTTACGGATTTTTTCGAAGATGGGGGGTGGTGACAGCCGTCATTCTGAGCAGTTTTATTTTTGTCTTGGCTCATTCCACCCTTTCCGTCATTCCCCTCCCTCAGATTGTTGGCGGAGTCGTGTTTGCCATTGCCTATGAAAAAGAAGGCAGCCTGATCGTCCCCATCACCATTCATATGCTTGGCAATATGGCCATATTCACCCTTTCTCTGATATAT
This DNA window, taken from Thermodesulfobacteriota bacterium, encodes the following:
- a CDS encoding type II CAAX endopeptidase family protein, yielding MEAKKIEIKILFLSLAALVLIETAATLSISAIKIPPVVVTGVARLIEAGLIIIIVLAWGQGLPAIGLAPSTMAKGFIRGLFWSAGFGIITCFVFIVLLLADMNPLALIHTRLPVKSWEIVLFFLVAGIIGPVTEEILFRGILYGFFRRWGVVTAVILSSFIFVLAHSTLSVIPLPQIVGGVVFAIAYEKEGSLIVPITIHMLGNMAIFTLSLIY